The following are encoded together in the Cerasicoccus sp. TK19100 genome:
- a CDS encoding ExbD/TolR family protein encodes MSLVQPLDLQSRLRTPPTGADVAALFDILLIVVMISLLGSRFVFAPGSTVALEDLQLPESRFAQLAGVPTVDVLTLLQDDRVIYDGQFMTAEDWSLGLEEDLVEVRRSNNAILLIKADGRISLQAFLRISDRARQAGYTRVQIAERPAKATKELQSTRSASGSQF; translated from the coding sequence ATGTCCCTCGTTCAGCCATTGGATTTGCAAAGCCGCCTGCGCACCCCGCCTACGGGCGCGGATGTGGCGGCGCTGTTCGACATCCTCTTGATAGTGGTGATGATCTCGCTGTTGGGATCGCGGTTTGTATTTGCGCCGGGTAGCACGGTTGCGCTGGAGGACTTGCAACTGCCCGAATCGCGTTTTGCCCAACTGGCCGGTGTCCCGACGGTGGACGTGTTGACGCTGCTACAGGACGACCGCGTGATCTACGATGGCCAATTCATGACGGCGGAGGACTGGTCCCTCGGCTTGGAAGAGGATTTGGTCGAGGTGCGCCGCTCAAATAACGCCATTTTGTTAATCAAGGCCGATGGCCGCATCAGCTTGCAGGCATTCCTGCGGATTTCTGACCGGGCGCGGCAGGCGGGCTACACTCGCGTGCAAATCGCTGAGCGCCCGGCTAAGGCCACCAAGGAACTGCAATCGACGCGTTCGGCCAGCGGTTCGCAGTTCTGA
- a CDS encoding tetratricopeptide repeat protein — protein MAGLIRRFTHRLGGVATALLLLATSAMRAQEQPENANAAQPVASLMDAAPVKMISDWPEWRIKMLAGDDALQLGLPGLAEGFYRSVLDGNPDLNAEAKALLQVKIASALIAQRRFSEAKDILPPEEGPVAPAVVLRRAILAYHDGRLAETANLLQRLQPSSLSLADQPWYYLLRGMELRARDDQPGSTASLEEALVRSVSPAQTAQIEAVILKGAVMAEQDDLETLKVLQRKVEETRGARAGFDFARQMAVVLDRLNRKDEAIAVLRDQMSMLTDREKAEAGQMLLLIGLISGRDSARGQLAFREILGGKGEADTQRLALYLLAASASQPGETRDAFRRTLDELIAQSGNPLLDELLMMRARLNLESGDAVGAEADVRQLIENYPGSPLLDDALWLRAYIAWQDGRYRGAAESLGQIRDRMEPGPTRVRIGEQIGDVLFLKGDYAAAADMYSGVLSEDRDSLFDNMLFYQAVLANTLAERWENAQALLDNQTDYPLDVRWRAEWIYLDGLRKDGQAAKARDRLADLVRRLPVPTDQDLRWRIQWLQARLAYDTGASAQAAQQAQALAQEVERAVAQEEGWPVIGPEIASHLRLLEGQALIRSGQPDEGLESLAKLRENYPGSDPAILSILEEARYFAGKFSDAEAQRRLRELADRYRDSPHAPAALYEAAILADRQGLESTRREAIAILNDLITRYPSHPLVFRARLLQGNIARQLGDFGDARLVYETVLRDYANHPEIYLAQLYRANTLLARSGNDPALLDEAQTGLERLDKESVPIDVRVEAGYMLSRIQLQLNNPQRAAETLWLVVSRYLRDPSAANQLGANGKYWMARCLIELGDIQERAGNVEDAREVYSLIGKYALPGQNLAAARREKLRQLAAAAPAQN, from the coding sequence ATGGCTGGATTGATACGCAGATTTACCCACCGCCTAGGCGGGGTGGCGACGGCGTTGCTTTTGTTGGCGACGTCGGCTATGCGGGCGCAGGAACAGCCGGAAAATGCGAACGCGGCCCAGCCTGTGGCATCACTCATGGACGCCGCGCCGGTGAAGATGATTTCCGACTGGCCGGAGTGGCGCATCAAAATGCTGGCGGGCGACGACGCGCTCCAGCTTGGTCTGCCGGGCCTCGCCGAGGGCTTTTACCGCAGTGTGCTGGATGGTAACCCCGACTTAAATGCGGAGGCCAAGGCGCTGCTGCAGGTTAAAATCGCCTCCGCGCTGATTGCCCAACGGCGCTTCAGTGAGGCCAAGGATATTCTACCGCCCGAAGAGGGGCCGGTGGCACCGGCCGTGGTGCTGCGCCGTGCGATCCTCGCCTATCATGACGGGCGTCTGGCCGAAACGGCAAATCTGCTGCAGCGGCTCCAGCCGTCGAGCCTGAGCTTGGCGGATCAGCCCTGGTATTACCTGCTGCGCGGCATGGAACTGCGGGCGCGGGACGACCAGCCGGGCAGCACGGCATCGCTTGAAGAGGCGCTGGTGCGGTCGGTTTCTCCGGCGCAGACTGCCCAGATCGAGGCCGTGATCCTGAAGGGGGCCGTGATGGCCGAGCAAGACGATTTGGAAACGCTCAAGGTGCTCCAGCGCAAGGTGGAGGAGACCCGTGGTGCCCGGGCTGGATTTGACTTTGCCCGCCAGATGGCGGTGGTGCTCGACCGGCTGAATCGCAAAGACGAGGCGATTGCCGTGCTGCGCGACCAGATGAGCATGTTGACCGATCGGGAAAAAGCTGAGGCGGGGCAAATGCTGCTGCTGATCGGCCTGATTTCCGGCCGTGATTCCGCCCGTGGGCAACTGGCTTTTCGTGAAATTCTCGGGGGCAAGGGCGAGGCGGATACCCAGCGCCTGGCGCTGTATTTGCTGGCCGCATCGGCGTCCCAGCCGGGTGAGACGCGTGACGCCTTCCGCCGGACGCTGGACGAGCTGATCGCGCAGTCGGGTAACCCCCTATTGGACGAGCTGCTGATGATGCGTGCGCGGCTGAATCTGGAAAGTGGTGACGCCGTTGGCGCGGAGGCCGACGTCCGCCAATTGATCGAAAATTACCCGGGCTCGCCCCTGCTGGACGATGCCTTGTGGCTGCGCGCCTACATCGCCTGGCAGGATGGCCGTTACCGCGGGGCGGCGGAGTCCCTGGGACAGATTCGCGACCGGATGGAGCCCGGCCCAACGCGCGTTCGCATCGGTGAGCAGATTGGTGACGTGCTTTTCTTGAAGGGCGACTACGCTGCGGCGGCAGACATGTATTCGGGTGTGCTCAGCGAAGACCGCGACTCCCTTTTCGACAACATGCTCTTTTATCAGGCGGTCCTGGCCAATACGTTGGCCGAGCGCTGGGAGAACGCTCAGGCGCTCCTGGACAACCAGACGGACTATCCGCTGGATGTCCGCTGGCGCGCGGAATGGATCTACCTCGATGGCTTGCGCAAGGACGGCCAAGCCGCCAAGGCGCGCGATCGCTTGGCCGACTTGGTGCGACGCTTGCCCGTGCCGACCGACCAGGACCTCCGTTGGCGCATCCAATGGCTACAGGCTCGCCTGGCTTACGATACCGGTGCCTCCGCCCAGGCGGCGCAGCAGGCCCAGGCCTTGGCCCAGGAGGTGGAGCGCGCCGTGGCCCAGGAGGAGGGGTGGCCGGTCATTGGGCCGGAAATCGCCAGCCATTTGCGTTTGTTGGAAGGGCAGGCCTTGATTCGCTCAGGCCAGCCGGATGAGGGCCTCGAATCGCTGGCCAAGCTCCGTGAAAATTATCCCGGCAGTGATCCGGCGATTCTTTCTATATTAGAAGAGGCGCGTTATTTTGCGGGTAAATTCAGCGACGCCGAGGCCCAGCGTCGTCTGCGCGAGTTGGCCGACCGCTACCGGGACAGCCCGCACGCTCCAGCCGCGCTTTACGAGGCAGCAATCCTCGCCGACCGGCAGGGGTTGGAGTCGACCCGCCGTGAGGCCATTGCCATTCTCAATGACTTGATCACGCGCTACCCGTCGCACCCGCTCGTCTTCCGTGCACGCCTTTTGCAGGGCAATATCGCGCGCCAACTGGGCGACTTTGGCGATGCACGCTTGGTCTACGAAACCGTGCTCCGCGATTACGCGAACCACCCGGAAATTTATCTGGCCCAGCTTTACCGCGCCAACACTCTGCTGGCGCGCTCGGGGAACGACCCGGCACTACTGGACGAGGCTCAGACCGGGCTGGAGCGGTTGGACAAAGAATCGGTGCCGATTGATGTCCGCGTAGAGGCTGGCTACATGCTCAGCCGCATTCAGTTACAGCTCAACAACCCGCAACGCGCGGCCGAGACGCTTTGGCTGGTGGTTTCGCGTTACCTGCGCGACCCGTCCGCGGCCAACCAACTCGGCGCGAACGGCAAGTATTGGATGGCCCGTTGCTTGATCGAACTGGGGGACATCCAAGAGCGCGCGGGGAATGTTGAGGACGCCCGCGAGGTCTATTCGCTCATTGGCAAATACGCCCTGCCGGGCCAAAATCTGGCCGCCGCCCGCCGTGAAAAACTTCGCCAACTCGCCGCCGCCGCCCCGGCACAAAATTGA
- a CDS encoding MotA/TolQ/ExbB proton channel family protein, with the protein MQYFDLSLIEKGGPIMWPLLALSLLGFVFFVERALYLHRGQIAASTFVDGIKNLVRKQRVLEALTVCEETPGPTAAIVKAALMNFDRPEAKIRSAVQEAAIIEIPALERRIGTIAAIAKASPILGLLGTVVALMQAFSVMQSEGPYANASIFSGEIAEALITTATGLAIAVMAYLAHHFLYGRVRALVHDMEWVANEIMQFLMLDLPDEMAGQEATSETGIEDPFIPSQEDDEQKTPAEKTT; encoded by the coding sequence ATGCAGTATTTTGACTTATCGCTGATTGAAAAAGGCGGCCCGATTATGTGGCCGTTGCTGGCTCTTAGCCTGTTGGGTTTTGTGTTCTTCGTGGAGCGCGCGCTGTATTTGCACCGTGGGCAGATCGCGGCCAGCACGTTTGTTGACGGCATCAAAAACCTGGTCCGCAAGCAGCGCGTGCTGGAGGCGCTGACCGTTTGTGAGGAAACGCCCGGGCCGACGGCAGCCATCGTCAAAGCCGCGCTGATGAACTTCGACCGCCCCGAGGCGAAGATCCGCTCGGCGGTGCAGGAGGCGGCGATTATTGAAATCCCCGCGTTGGAGCGCCGTATTGGCACGATTGCCGCGATTGCCAAGGCCTCGCCGATACTCGGCCTGCTGGGCACCGTCGTCGCGCTGATGCAGGCTTTCTCCGTCATGCAGTCTGAGGGGCCGTATGCGAACGCCTCGATTTTTTCCGGTGAGATAGCCGAAGCGCTGATCACGACCGCCACGGGCCTCGCCATCGCCGTGATGGCCTACCTGGCGCACCACTTTCTCTACGGCCGCGTGCGCGCACTGGTGCACGACATGGAGTGGGTGGCCAACGAGATCATGCAGTTCCTGATGCTCGACTTGCCCGACGAAATGGCCGGGCAGGAGGCTACCAGCGAGACCGGCATCGAGGACCCGTTCATCCCTTCGCAGGAAGACGACGAACAGAAAACACCCGCCGAGAAAACCACCTAA